From the genome of Labrus bergylta chromosome 12, fLabBer1.1, whole genome shotgun sequence, one region includes:
- the LOC109985268 gene encoding specifically androgen-regulated gene protein: MPKSDTWPGGVALEPLRNMDSAGSCDSVISVNSAGSGDSMEHLSPEERACLMYLEETIEALEVQEDSGISNDEPDPGLQVGLMSANDISSVRSDESLEDPKSDQALQHAFNGISEPQSSPGSASNTADLETSEKLAPHLGPPITESGSASEIHSAAIHAPELCVSKDEDGNLMIVPSTSLSLDESTKAPEVDVGLIPPPSDFMDVPGPPAKPLTAKDLLSSSVLSNKKSAKTVDLEQLRERASGKRTSVTSLESQNNPQELSPLPLSSASLVCPPPPETAEPRSPPAVAPKPKKLPANILLKSQRAAVADSSSGHSVPNSSDRLLLDHQRVRMEALRKLGLLKSDDSDISPNLSPKLSPQSRRSWAAPPSPVSSNTPPLTPSSFLHDRSPSPASASLQSPNASPPGTLRAPVVQLPEILLAPDAFSDPDGSLTSDNELSAGNDVSEVTPPFTPPVQVKRLTPPKALGVKSATLERSGLGLSSYMESQDSIIAAVGGKLSPSQLRNSRPRPASLGSGKEFSKAQGEGLKVGRATSKEPDLRRSLPAPHPSKNSQKLPRSEGISVLICPRAQNENDRREALRRLGLLRD; this comes from the exons ATGCCTAAGAGTGACACGTGGCCAGGCGGTGTTGCCTTGGAACCCTTGCGCAATATGGACAGTGCCGGGAGCTGTGACAGTGTAATCAGCGTGAACTCTGCCGGC AGTGGAGACAGTATGGAGCACTTATCTCCAGAAGAGAGGGCATGTCTCATGTATCTCGAGGAAACCATTGAAGCGCTGGAGGTGCAGGAGGACAGCGGCATATCCAACGATGAACCAGACCCTGGATTACAAGTGGGACTGATGAGCGCAAATG ACATTTCCAGTGTCAGGTCTGATGAGTCCCTTGAAGATCCGAAATCAGACCAAGCTTTGCAACATGCTTTCAATGGAATCTCAGAACCACAGTCCTCTCCTGGCTCTGCATCTAACACGGCAGATCTTGAAACATCAGAGAAGCTTGCGCCTCATCTGGGACCTCCAATCACTGAATCAGGGTCCGCCAGTGAAATTCACTCTGCAGCTATTCATGCACCAGAGTTGTGTGTATCCAAGGATGAAGATGGCAATCTAATGATTGTCCCAAGTACCAGCCTTTCCCTGGATGAGTCCACTAAGGCCCCTGAGGTTGATGTGGGTCTGATCCCTCCGCCTTCAGACTTCATGGACGTACCAGGACCTCCTGCAAAGCCCCTGACAGCAAAAGACCTATTATCATCTTCAGTTTTATCCAATAAAAAGTCAGCAAAGACTGTTGACTTGGAGCAGCTTCGAGAGAGAGCCTCTGGAAAGAGAACTTCAGTGACCTCCCTTGAGTCTCAAAACAACCCCCAAGAACTGAGTCCATTACCTCTCAGCTCTGCTTCCCTAGtgtgtccccctcctccagaAACCGCTGAACCCAGAAGTCCACCTGCTGTGGCCCCTAAACCCAAGAAGCTTCCTGCCAACATCCTCCTGAAGTCACAGAGGGCAGCAGTGGCTGATAGCAGCTCAGGGCATTCAGTGCCAAACAGCAGTGACCGTCTGTTGTTGGACCATCAGAGGGTCCGCATGGAGGCACTCCGAAAGCTTGGCCTGCTTAAAAGTGATGATTCAGATATAAGCCCAAACCTGAGTCCTAAACTATCGCCCCAAAGTAGGAGGTCATGGGCAGCTCCTCCTTCTCCAGTCAGCTCAAATACACCCCCCTTAACACCATCTTCTTTTCTCCATGACCGCAGTCCATCTCCTGCCTCTGCCTCCCTCCAGTCTCCAAATGCTTCACCACCAGGGACTCTTAGAGCTCCTGTAGTCCAGcttcctgaaatcctcctggcACCTGATGCTTTTAGTGACCCTGATGGATCTTTAACTTCTGATAATGAACTGTCTGCTGGCAATGATGTATCAGAGGTCACACCCCCTTTTACCCCTCCTGTCCAGGTCAAGAGGCTGACCCCACCCAAGGCTCTAGGTGTAAAATCAGCCACCCTGGAGCGCTCTGGCCTGGGTCTAAGCAGCTATATGGAAAGTCAAGACTCCATTATAGCTGCAGTTGGCGGCAAGCTAAGCCCCAGTCAGCTGCGAAACAGCCGTCCGCGCCCTGCCTCTTTGGGGAGCGGGAAAGAGTTTTCAAAAGCTCAGGGAGAAGGTCTGAAAGTGGGCCGTGCCACCAGCAAAGAGCCAGACTTACGGCGGTCCTTGCCTGCCCCTCATCCCTCCAAAAACTCTCAGAAGCTGCCTCGATCGGAGGGCATCAGTGTGCTGATCTGCCCTCGAGCACAAAACGAAAACGATCGGCGCGAAGCCCTGAGAAGGCTTGGGCTGCTAAGGGACTGA